The Nicotiana tabacum cultivar K326 chromosome 14, ASM71507v2, whole genome shotgun sequence genome contains a region encoding:
- the LOC107791045 gene encoding uncharacterized protein LOC107791045 → MAGGNHPPKPSSNNKQTPPSSSKKKSRWDPPAGKNLSAAASGSGDPNLKPSPKSTNPNNHPNPNQKPINHNNKPSPKPDPNTQTHFSLLPPLPFRDPLPPPSYGFHMLERRTMVLADGSVRSYFALPLDYQDFPRPDFRVGPGLGFDDGLMRNRNQEYWNSERAHIVGGENNNNNAMKRKFGDEGGKDGLERLRQQVLEHGNAGGLPAHGMSSLHMSRGGEEMIRPPAKYMRTEGSGSSRISRHNEVDQTALKKSFLLMVKLIYENANLKRSFLTDGKQGHLQCLACNRASKDFPDMHTLIMHAYNSNSADSLVEHLAFHKALCVLMGWNYLASPDNSKSYQMLSADEATANRDDLVLWPPLVIIHNTITGKRDDGRMEGLGNKAMDSYLRGIGFHNGKVKALYNREGHLGVTLVKFPSLMDAMRLAEYFEKDNRGRKGWARLQPMTLGKDDENNPDLVKVDHRTGEKKRVFYGYLGTVSDLEKVDFDSRKKITIASRSDYVTSG, encoded by the exons ATGGCAGGAGGTAACCACCCTCCAAAACCCTCCTCTAATAATAAACAAACTCCTCCTTCTTCCTCCAAGAAAAAGTCCCGATGGGATCCCCCCGCCGGCAAAAACCTTTCCGCCGCCGCCTCCGGATCCGGCGACCCCAATTTGAAACCCTCCCCAAAATCCACAAACCCCAATAATCATCCGAACCCAAATCAGAAACCCATTAATCACAACAACAAACCATCACCGAAACCCGACCCGAATACCCAGACCCACTTTAGCCTCCTACCCCCTCTCCCTTTCCGTGACCCACTCCCTCCTCCTTCATACGGGTTTCACATGCTTGAGCGCAGAACCATGGTCCTAGCTGATGGTTCTGTACGCTCTTACttcgctttaccccttgattatCAAGATTTTCCCCGGCCTGACTTCCGTGTCGGGCCGGGCTTAGGATTCGATGACGGGCTTATGAGAAATAGGAATCAGGAATATTGGAATTCAGAGCGGGCCCACATTGTTGGTGgtgagaataataataataatgcaatGAAAAGGAAGTTTGGTGATGAGGGGGGAAAAGATGGGCTTGAGAGGTTAAGGCAACAGGTGTTGGAACATGGGAATGCAGGTGGGCTTCCGGCCCATGGGATGAGTAGTTTGCATATGAGTAGAGGAGGAGAAGAAATGATTAGGCCTCCTGCAAAGTATATGAGAACTGAAGGGAGTGGGAGTAGTAGGATTAGTAGGCACAATGAGGTGGATCAAACTGCATTAAAGAAGTCTTTTTTACTTATGGTTAAGTTAATTTATGAAAATGCTAATCTCAAAAGGAGTTTTTTGACTGATGGAAAGCAGGGCCATTTGCAGTGTCTTGCTTGTAACAG GGCTTCAAAAGATTTTCCTGATATGCACACTCTTATTATGCATGCCTACAACTCGAATAGTGCTGATTCACTTGTGGAACATTTGGCCTTTCACAAAGCATTGTGTGTTCTGATGGGATGGAACTATCTGGCATCTCCTGATAACTCGAAGTCATATCAGATGTTATCTGCTGATGAAGCAACTGCAAACCGAGATGATCTAGTTTTGTGGCCCCCTTTGGTAATAATCCATAACACTATCACAGGAAAACGTGATGATGGGCGCATGGAGGGTTTGGGAAACAAGGCAATGGATAGTTACCTTAGAG GTATTGGATTTCACAATGGAAAGGTGAAGGCCTTGTATAACAGAGAAGGTCATCTAGGTGTTACTCTGGTTAAATTTCCAAGTTTAATGGATGCCATGCGGTTAGCGGAATATTTTGAGAAAGATAACCGCGGGAGAAAAGGTTGGGCTCGACTGCAGCCCATGACTCTAGGCAAGGATGACGAGAACAACCCTGACCTTGTCAAGGTTGATCATAGGACTGGAGAGAAGAAGAGAGTCTTCTATGGTTATCTGGGAACTGTTAGCGACTTAGAGAAGGTTGATTTCGACTCTCGAAAGAAGATTACCATTGCTAGCCGATCAGATTACGTGACATCTGGTTAG